The Pontibacter korlensis sequence GTAGTCCGAAAAGAATTAAAAAGAGATGTCGGCACAGAAAATTCAGATATTCGATACCACCCTGCGCGATGGCGAGCAGGTGCCAGGTTGCAAACTAAATAAGGAAGAGAAGCTGGTAATTGCCCGACAACTGGAGGAGCTGGGTGTAGACGTGATTGAAGCTGGGTTTCCGGTTTCAAGCCCTGGTGATTTTGAGGCTGTGCGTGCTATTGCCCGCCAGACAAAACAAGCCACCATATGCGGCCTTTCACGTGCAGTTGAGGAAGATATAAGAGTGGCCGCTGATGCCTTAAAAGAGGCTAAATATGGACGGATACATACTGGTATCGGTACTTCTGAGTCGCATATCAAGTATAAACTACGCTCTACACAAGAGCAAGTTCTGGAGCGTGCAGTACAAGCTGTAAAATTAGCTAAGTCCTTTGTCGAGGATGTAGAATTTTACGCCGAGGATGCCGGCAGAACTGAAAATGAATTCTTAGCCAGAGTATGCTCAGCGGCGGTAAAGGCAGGTGCCACAGTATTAAACATACCTGATACTACTGGTTACTGTCTGCCGCAAGAGTATGGCGCCAAGATAAAGTATCTCTACGAACATGTAGAGGGCATTGAAAACGTAATTCTTTCTACCCACTGTCATAATGACCTGGGTTTGGCAACGGCCAACTCCATAGCTGGAGCTATCAACGGTGCCCGCCAAATAGAGTGTACCATCAACGGAGTAGGGGAGCGAGCTGGCAACACAGCCCTGGAGGAAGTGGTGATGATCATGCGTCAGCATCCGTACCTCAACCTGTATACTTCCGTCAATAGCAAACTTCTCACCGAAACATCTACGCTGGTGTCACATATGATGCGCATGCCAGTACAACCTAACAAAGCTATTGTCGGCGCTAATGCTTTCTCCCACTCCAGTGGTATTCACCAGGATGGCGTGATAAAAAACCGCAGCACCTACGAGATTATTGACCCTAAAGAGGTAGGGGTAGATAGTTCATCAATTGTACTTACTGCCCGCTCAGGAAGAGCTGCTCTTGCCTACAGGCTACAGAAGCTAGGATACAACCTAGAAAAGGAGATGCTGGATATTGCCTACACTTCTTTTCTGGCTGTAGCTGATGTGAAGAAAGAGGTGCTTGATAATGATCTGCACCAGTTGGTAGAGGAGAATAAACTAACACTGGTAAGCTAATATGGCAAAGACGCTTTTTGATAAGATCTGGGATAATCATGTGGTGCGATCTCTGCCAGGAGGTCAGGATGTGTTTTACATTGACCGTCACCTGATACATGAAGTAACAAGCCCGCAGGCATTTGATGAACTGGGGAGGAGAGAACTACCACTTTTCCGTAAAAACCAGATTGTTGCTACTGCTGACCATAACGTTCCTACGCGTAATCAACACCTGCCAATCGAGGAGCCTCTTTCACGCTCTCAGGTAGATAAGCTGACAGAAAACTGCTCTAAATATGGTGTAGAGTTGTTTGGCCTTGGACATGAGCATCAGGGTATTGTGCACGTAATCGGACCTGAGCTAGGTATAACACAGCCAGGTATGACTATGGTGTGCGGTGATAGCCATACTTCTACCCACGGAGCTTTTGGCACCATAGCCTTTGGTATTGGTACCAGCCAGGTAGCGCAGGTAATGGCTTCTCAGTGCTTGCTGCTGAGCCGCCCAAAAAGAATGCGCATAAATGTTACTGGCTCGCTGAGAAAAGGTGTCTCTGCCAAAGACATGATCCTTTATATCATTGCACAACTAGGCACAGGGGGTGCTACTGGCTACTTTGTAGAGTATGCAGGGCAGGCTGTAAGTGAGCTAAGTATGGAGGGGCGCATGACAGTCTGCAACATGAGCATAGAGATGGGTGCGCGTGGTGGTTTGGTAGCACCAGACCAAACAACGCTAAATTATTTAAAAGGCAGAAAGTATGCACCGAAGGGTGAACAGTGGGAGAAAGCTGTAGCATACTGGAGCACACTATACTCCGACAAAAATGCCACGTTCGACGTGGAGTATACTTTCAAGGCTGAAGACATGACCCCGATGATCACTTACGGCACCAATCCAGCTATGGGCATGGCGGTGCAAGAAGCGATACCTGTTTCTACAGCTGAAGTTGATGAGCAGGGGATGCTGAAATCCTTGACTTATATGGGCTTTGCGCCTGGCGAGACTCTCTTAGGCCGTGAGATTACACACGTGTTTATTGGTAGCTGCACAAATTCCCGCATTGAGGATTTACGTGTAGTGGCAGAGTATGTAAAAGGCAAGCGCAAGGCAAATCATGTGGAGGCAATTATAGTCCCTGGTTCCAAGCTAGTGGAGCAGCAGGCAAAAGCTGAAGGGCTTGATACCATACTGGCCGAAGCCGGTTTTGAGCTACGCGAACCAGGCTGTAGTGCCTGCCTTGCCATGAATGAAGATAAAATTCCCGCTGGCGCTTACTGCGTGTCTACTTCAAACAGAAATTTTGAGGGGCGTCAAGGACCAGGGGCGAGAACCTTACTTGCCAGCCCACTAGTTGCGGCTATCACGGCAGTGGAAGGCAAAATTGTAAACATCATGGATTACGTGAACTGATGGAGAAGTTTAAAGTATTACGCTCGCGAGCAGTTCCTCTGCCCGTTGAGAATATAGATACAGATCAAATCATACCAGCCCGTTTCCTGAAGGCAACTACACGCGAAGGATTTGGGGAAAATTTATTCCGGGATTGGCGCTACCACAATGATGGAAGCCCTAAAGCAGACTTTCCATTAAACAATAGCCGCTTCAGTGGTCAGGTTTTGGTAGCCGGAAAGAACTTTGGTTGTGGCTCCAGCCGTGAGCACGCAGCCTGGGCTATATATGATGCTGGTTTTCGTGCTGTTATCAGCAGTTACTTTGCGGATATCTTCAAGGGAAATGCTCTGAACAATGGCTTGTTACCGCTGCAGGTTCCTGAAAACGTGTTGCAACAGTTGCTGAAGCAGATTCAAGAGATTCCAGAGACAGAGTTCATCATAAACCTTGAGCAACAAGAGCTACAGGTACCTGTCATGGAGCTGGTAGTGCCTTTCGAAATTGATGCCTATAAGAAAGAGTGTCTTTTGAATGGCTACGATGATATTGATTTTCTGGTAAGCCAGAAGAGTGAAATTGAAAACTATGAAGCAAACAGACCATGGGTGTATTAGATAAGAAAATAGTGGTTCTTCCGGGAGACGGTATTGGACCGGAAGTGTGCCAGGAGGCTGTAAAAGTACTACAGGCTGTTGCAGAAAAATTTAATCACACGTTTACTTTCCGCTATGAGCTAATGGGAGCTTGTGCTATTGATGCAACAGGTACTCCTTTACCAGCAGAAACTCTTGAAGCCTGTGAATGGGCAGATGCCGTTTTGCTTGGAGCTATAGGGGATCCAAAGTATGATAAAGATCCTAGTGCAAAGGTAAGACCAGAGCAAGGACTTCTTGGGCTGCGCAAAGCACTAGGGCTTTATGCCAACTTGCGCCCAGTTGTTGCATATGAGCAACTTCTTGAGTACTCTCCGCTTAAGCCTGAGCGCATTGCTGGTACAGACATTCTGATTTACCGTGAACTTACTGGCGGAACATATTTTGGAGAAAAAGGCCGCGACGAAAATAGTGCATATGACACCTGTACATATACCAGAGAAGAGGTAGAACGCATTGCCCATCAAGCTTTTAAAGCTGCTGCTTCACGTCATGGTATCCTAACCCTGGTAGATAAGGCAAATGTGCTGGAGACATCAAGATTATGGAGAGAGGTGGTGCAGGAGGTCTCTCAATTGTATAAAGATGTACAGGTCGATTACTTATTTGTGGACAATGCTGCCATGCAGCTTATCCTGAATCCCAGACAGTTTGATGTGATACTGACAGAAAACATGTTTGGTGACATACTATCTGATGAAGCCTCAGTTATTGGTGGTTCTATCGGGTTGTTACCTTCAGCATCTATTGGTGATGGCGTAGGAGTGTTTGAGCCGATACATGGTTCTTTCCCTCAAGGTAAGGGCAAAGGTATTGCCAACCCTATAGCTGCCATACTTTCTGCTGCCATGCTTCTAGACTACCTGGAGCTTCCAACCGAGGCTGCTTGTGTAAGAGAAGGTGTGCAGAAGGCAATCAACAGCAATATCCTGACACAGGAACTTAACAAGGAGTCGCCTTATACAACAGAGCAGATAGGTAATTTCATAGCCTATACGGTGTTAGAAGGCGATGAAGTGGAGCCTCATAAAAGCAACATAGAGATTGGTCTGAGTACCATCATCTAAAATGATAAAGAAAATAGTTTTGATTAGTTTTTAATTCCAGATTGATTAAGCTGCTTTCTTCTGGATTGCAGTTTTTTAAAGCATGTGCTTCTCAGGTTTGAGCGCACTAAAAAGCCGCTGATTTGGGTTTCAGCGGCTTTCTTTTTTCTATTGCCAGCGGGTGTTGCTGAAATTGTCTGGATCAAACCAACCGTCGTTGGTGCTTTTCGGAAAGCTCATGTTGTAGTATACTTCACGTAGGGTTGTTTCCCCATTCGTTTTGAAAACTATTTCAGTTGCAACCCATTTCTTTTCTATCAATTGGTAGTTGTTCATTTCAACATCCCTGACAGTTCCTTTGTTATTCGTTAGCACCCTTAGTACATACAGTCGCTCTTTGTCTACCCAGAACTGATTGCTAGCATCATCTTTTGGGTCAGTGGTGCCAATTACATAAGCCTTGCGGCCCTGCCAGTTCGCTTCGTATACTTTGTTCATGTCAAACTTAAGCTGCTCCAGCTTTGCATGTGTTTCCTCTGGCTTATAGAAGTATACATCGAAAGACAACAGCAAGAGTGGGTGAATCTGGGGCATTTTTCCTGCCAATTTGTGCTCTTTAAAGCGGTAAACAGAATCTTGAGCAAACACTGCACCGTTACCAGTCTCAAAACCATCGAAACGAATATGTAGTCGTCCGGGCTGGCTATATATCTCCTGCCATACTTCCTGTTTAGTCACTTGTCCTTTCTCGTAGAAAATAGCACGTTGCTCAAACTGAAAGTTTGGGTACCATTTGCCTTGCCAGCGCTTATACATTGCATTTACTACTTCTGCACCAGTTTTAAACTTAGGTCTGGCTGCCTCGGCAAAGCTATAGCAGGATAGAAAAGAGAGGCAAAGCAGTACTAAGCTACGCCGTCTAAAAAAATGTTTTTTCATAGTGGTTGATTTGGTTAACTGGGGCTTCAAATTACTAAAATACTCTGATGCTGTATCCTTATTTGATTTATGGTAGGCACGCCTTTTTTTCCTACCTTCATGGTTTATCAAAACGGAGAGCTATGCTTAAAATATACCATAACAATCGTTGCAGCAAGAGTCGCCAAACTCTTGCGCTGCTCAATGAAGCAGGGCAGGAGGTAGAAGTAATAGAGTATCTTAAAACCCCTCCAACCGCTGAGGAGCTGCGCGATATACTAAAGAAGTTAAACATGAAACCGGTGCAGCTGCTTCGTAAAGGGGAAGCTGTTTACAAAGAGCAGTTTAACGGCAAGCAGCTAAGCGATGACGAGTGGATACAGGTGATGGTGGAGAATCCGGTTCTGATAGAGCGGCCTATCGTAGTGAAAGATAATAAAGCTGTACTTGGGCGTCCGCCTGAAAACGTGCAAGTGTTATTGTAACAGCTCTAATCAAGGCCGAATTTCTATTGAGGAGGCATTAAAAACAGAAAGAGCACCGTATCCGGTGCTCTTTCTGTTTTTAATGCTGTTGCACTGCAACTTAAATTCTTCTGATCTGCGCTCCAATTGCATTTAAACGACCATCGATATTTTGATAGCCACGGTCAATCTGCTCTACGTTATCGATGATACTTGTTCCTTCTGCAGAGAGTGCTGCTATAAGAAGTGCTACACCTGCACGAATGTCAGGAGAGGCCATGCGTATGCCACGTAAAGGAATCTGCTTGTTCAGGCCAATGATCGTAGCACGGTGCGGGTCGCAAAGTATGATCTGGGCACCCATATCTATAAGTTTGTCTACAAAGAAAAGACGGCTCTCAAACATCTTCTGGTGAATCAGCACTGTACCTTTTGCCTGCGTGGCTGTTACCAACGCTACACTCAATAGATCAGGGGTTAGTCCTGGCCAGGTATGGTCAGAGATGTTCAGGATGCTACCATCAATATAGGTATCTACCACATAATTATCCTGCTCCGGAATAAAGATGTCATCTCCACGGAACTCCATCTTAATACCCAAGCGCTGGAAAGTGTCTGGTATTAGGCCAAGTTCCGGAATCTGGCAATCTTTTATAGTGATTTCAGAACCTGTCATAGCAGCCATTCCGATAAAAGAGCCGATCTCGATCATATCAGGGAGCATGCGGTGTTCTGTGCCACCTAATTTCTCCACGCCCTCTATCACTAGTAGGTTAGAGCCTATACCACTTACCTTGGCTCCCATACGGTTAAGCATGCGGCTCAACTGCTGTATGTAAGGCTCGCAGGCTGCATTGTATATAGTGGTAGTACCCTCTGCCAGAGCAGCGGCCATCAGGATGTTGGCTGTTCCTGTTACAGAAGCCTCGTCTAACAGCATGTAAGTACCGTGTAGCTTTTCTGCAGTGGCGCTATAAAAAGCATCAGGAGTGTCGTAATTAAATTTTGCTCCTAACTTTTCTAAGCCAATAAAGTGCGTGTCCAGGCGGCGGCGACCTATCTTGTCTCCACCTGGTTTCGGCATTTTAGCTTTTCCAAAACGAGCCAACAGAGGTCCAACTATCATTACGGAGCCTCGGATAGCACGTCCCTGCTCTACAAACTGATCTGAGTTAAGGTACTCAAGGTTTATATCGTCTGCCTGGAAAGTATAGGTGTCAGGAGCGTTGCGCTCTACTTTCACTCCCATATCTTGCAGGAGTTCGATAAGCTTATTTACGTCCCTGATGTCAGGTACATTGGAGATTACAACTGGTTCAGAGGTTAGCAGCACAGCGCACAGTATCTGTAGTGCCTCGTTTTTGGCACCCTGCGGGTATATATCGCCTTTTAGTTTATTACCACCAATTACTTCAAAAGAAGCCATGTATTATTTATTTCTTTGATTAGAGGAACGGTTGCTTTTCTTGTTTCGATTGTTCTGGTTGGTAGAACGCTGCTGGTAACTATTATCCTGTTGCTTAGGATTTGATTCAAACAAGTTATTGCTTTCAATGTACTGCAGGTCCATATCCAGCTGTCCATTTGAGATCTGGCGAATATCGTCCAGAATTACATCATCTGTGATGTTTTCCTTATTGTAAGACTTGTAAAGCGTTTTCATCAGCTTACCAATGGAGATGATAGCAGCATCACGCTCTTTAGGGTCTTCCAGTTCAGTGGCCTTCTGCACGAGCAGTTCTACATTCTGGCCGTAGTGCTTATACTTAGGCGTATCCAGCGGGTACTCCATTTTCTGAGGCTTGTCGTTCAGGTACTCCATGGCGCTCAGTGGGTAGGGCGCATCCACATCCAGGGAAGAGCCTGACATCACGAACAGGTGGTTCCAGAGTTTCTGCTGGTAATCCTGTGTGTCACGCAGCTGAGGGTTCAGCTTGGCCATCAGGTTAATGAGCAGTTGCGACAGGCGTGTGCGCTCTTTACGGTCCTCAACTTTAGATATATAGTTTACAAGGTCCTGTACATTGCGGCCGTACTCTCGCAGCAAAAGCTCTTGTTTAAAAGTGGTACTCGCTTCCATTATGTCAGATTAAGAAATTCAAAAATAGGAATTATGAATTATATATTACGCCATACTCACTAATTTGCATGAGTAAGTTTTCTTTGAGCCTTTTTCGCTCAAGAACGAAAGTAGTAAGTATACTCCCGGTATGGTAGCTACTTACTACAGCTGTAGAGATCTTATAACGCCAAGTTGTATCTAAATTAGCTAGTCTTACTCATGTATGCGTAGTTTGGCAAAGCTCAGGAGCAGCGTTTTCTCGCCTACCTCGTCGAAGTTGATGATGGCTTTGGTACTATTACCCTGCGTATCCATTTTGGTTACTACGCCGAACCCAAATTTAGGATGTTCTACCTTCATGCCTGCAGCCAACTTGGATGTGTCGCTTGGCTTAAAGTCAGCTGGCGGAGTATAAGCTGTTGCAGCTTGCTTGCGGGGTGGTGGCGATACTAAGCTGCTAATGCTGCTTTTACGCTGAAGTACCCTGTCAAATACGTTGCCTCCACCTACAGAGTGGCTCTCACCATACTTAAAATTAAGGAACTTTGGATCAATCTCATCCAGGAAGCGGCTCTTCTCACAGGCACGCAGGTTACCCCACTGGTAACGGCTGGTAGCATAAGTTAGATATAGCTTTTTCTCAGCACGGGTAATAGCTACATAGAATAAACGGCGTTCCTCTTCCAGGTCAGCGCGGGAGTTTAGCATCATCTGGCTTGGGAAGAGGTTTTCTTCCATACCCACAATAAACACGTTCTTAAACTCAAGGCCCTTGGCAGAGTGGATGGTCATGAGCGTGACAAACTCTCCATCGTCATCTGCCTTGGTATCCGCATCCGTAACCAGCGCAATATCCTGCAGGAAAGCGGATAGGCTTTTATCTTCCTTCTCAGGATCATCCACATACTCTTTTATACCATTGAGCAACTCTTGTATGTTCTCATAACGTGCCAGGCCCTCTACGGTTTTATCCTGGTACAATTCATCCACAATACCAGAGTGCTTGGCTATATGCTTGGCAACTTCAAAAGCATCGCTATTTTCAGCAATGCGGGCAAAGTCGCGGATCATGATGGAGAAGTTCTCTATAGCTGTGCCCACGCGGTTACCTAAGAATTCAGTGGCATTCTGCACAACTTCCCAAACGCTATGGTTGGTTTCGTTAGCCGTTACGAACAGCTTTTGCTCTGTAGTCTCACCGATTCCACGCTTAGGGTAGTTGATAACGCGTCGCAGTGCCTGCTCATCATTAGGGTTCACCGTCAGACGCAGGTAAGCGATCAGGTCCTTTATTTCCTTGCGTTGGTAGAAGGAGAGGCCACCTATTATTTTATACTTGATGTTCATGCGGCGCAGGGCTTCTTCCATGGCCCTTGACTGCGCATTGGTACGATATAATATAGCGAAGTCGTCGTAGGAGAGGTGGTTATTCATCTTCTCCTCAAAAATGGTAGTAGCTACTAGTTTACCTTCTTCGTTATCTGAATTCGCTTTAATTACCTCAATTAGCGGTCCCTGCTCATTATCTGTATATACATCTTTTTTGAGCTGGGCAGTGTTGTTGCGGATTACAGAGTTAGCAGCATGCACAATGTTTTTGGTGGAGCGGTAGTTTTGCTCCAGTTTGAATACCTGTAGCTCAGGGTAGTCTCGTTCAAAATTCAGGATGTTCTGTATGTCAGCACCCCGGAAAGCATAGATGGACTGTGCATCGTCACCTACCACCACGATGTTTCGATTCTGAGCAGCCAACTTACGCGTAATCAGGTACTGCGAGTAGTTTGTGTCCTGATACTCATCTACCATCACAAATTTAAAAATGTTCTGGTACTTGTTTAGCGCGTCTGGGTGATCTTTAAAAAGCACGTTGGTATTGAACAGCAAATCATCAAAGTCCATGGCACCCGCACGGAAGCAGCGGCTTTGGTACATCTCATAGATCTTCCCGATCTTCGGGCGCATGGCAGCCTCGTCATCAGCCTGTATCACAGCGTCGTTGATGTACTGCTTAACCGAGATCAGCTTGTTTTTGGCTGCAGAGATGCGACTCAGCACTACGTTAGGCTTGTAGAGCTTATCATCCAGATTCATCTCCTTCACAATATTGCGGATTAGTGTTTTGGAGTCGTCCGTATCGTAGATGGTGAAGCTCTTAGGGTAACCGATTTTCTCAGCCTCAGCACGTAGAATGCGGGAGAAGACGGAGTGGAAGGTACCCATCCAAATGTTTTTTGCCTCATTTCCTATCACCTTCTCGATACGGTGGCGCATCTCCTTTGCCGCTTTGTTGGTAAAGGTGAGGGCAAGTATGTTGAAAGGGTCTACACCCTGGCTGATCAAGTGTGCAATCCGGTATGTAAGTACTCTTGTTTTACCAGAGCCGGCACCTGCAATAATCATGGCTGGACCATCAGTATGCAATACTGCCGCGCGCTGCGACTCGTTTAATAAGCTTATATAATCCATTTCTTCTCTTCCGCGTGCTTAAAATCCATGCAATTTACGAATTGATATCCTTTTTTTAGAACCTTGTTTTCTCTTTCCTTAACAGGATTAGAATGATTGTTCAAATGTTGATTAGAGATGCCACAAGTATAAACCTGCTATAAGATGAACACCTTCCGGGCGCAAAGCGTTTAGCCATAGGGGAGAAGGTTCTATAATTGCTGATGCCCTACATTTGCCAGCTGTTTTGGTCGCATTTTTGTTAAAAAGCCTTTAGCGCTTACTTTTGCAGATTGCCAGAACATAACATATAACATATTGAGATATCATCACCATACCCTTATGCACCGTCTTCCAAAGTTAAAGACACTCTTACTGCTTTGCTTGCTTAGCGGCATGAGCCATGTTGGGGTAGCGCAACAAAAGTCTACAGGTACAGCAAAACCTACTACTACGGCAGCTAGAAAAGCAGCCCCTGCAACAGGTAAAAGTACTGCTACTGTCAGTACTAAACCAGCCGCAGCAGCGCCTGCTCCGGTTATCAGGCGTATATGGCGCACTCCTGTTATGGATGAGGCGATGTACTACTATACCTCCCTAGATTTTCAAAAAGCGCAAGAGAAATTTAAGGCCGCTGCTGCGCAGGGTGAGCATGATGCTTATTACTTTCTGGGACGCATGCATCAGTACCGCGAACTAAAGTATGATTCGGTGCAGATAGATACCATACAGCAGGTCCAGAATGCTGAAAAGTACTTCTCCGCCAACCGCGACTCTGCCCGCTATTATTATACAATGGCTTTGGATAGCGGAAGTGTTTTAGCCAATCTTGGTATGGCGGAACTAATGACGTTGCGTAGCGAAGAAGATACACAGCGCTTTTTGCAGCGTATGCGCACAGCTGCTATCACCATAAGAGAGAAAGCAGTAGAGGGTGATGCTTTCTGCAACCGCATATTGGGTGGCATGTATTATACCGGGTATGGTGAGATGAAGAACCATTCCCTTGCTTATAACTACATCCGTCGTGCAGCCGATGCAAATGACGTGGCAGCCTATGCTTCATTAGCAAATTTATACCTTAATGGTGAAGGTGTTGCCAAAGACACTGATAAAGCTGTATACTGGCTCCAGAAGGGTGTTGCAGCAGGCGAACGTGAGTCTATTTATACTCTGGCGCTTTTATATGAAGAGGGAACACTGGGTGAGGTTAAAATAGATGCTGCTCGCGACTTATATAGGAAAGCTGTATCCAAGGGCAGTGTAAACGCTTTTGAACAGTTGATCTACATCAACCAGACGCCCAACCAAAAAGTTGTAATAGCAGCCATCAACCGTGATCCGGAAATGCTGCAGCGCGCATTAGCTGCCGGAGGAGATGCCAATACACAGGAAGAGCCGGAAGACTATGAGGCTAACCTATATAAGCGCACACCGTTGATGCACGCCCTGTATGTGCCCATGCTGTTAGAGGATTATGGCGTAGAGTATCAGCCGGGAGCTCGTTTGAAAGCAGCCAGCCTTCTACTTAACAATGGTGCTGATGTAAATGCCCAGGATATAAACGGTAAAACTGCCCTGCATTATGTTGTGAGTAGTTCACGTATCAGAACTGAGTTTTATGAACTAGAGCAGGTACAACTACTGGATACTTTGCTGGCTCATGGCGCTAACCCTAACATAAAAGATAAAGAAGGGAACACAGTACTGGCACAGGCGCTTCATGCTACCATTGGGCAGCATATCGGTATAATGGAGCTGGAGAGGCTCCTGCAGTCTGGCGCTAACCCGAATGTGGTAAACAACGAAGGTAAAACACCTCTCATGCTGGCCTGTGAAATTGATGCTAACTTTGAGATTATATTAGCCCTGCTACAAGCCGATGCCGATGTTACTATAACTGACAATACGGGTAGAGCTGCTATTGATTATACTAAACACGAGAACGTTCAGAATATACTTTTGGCGGCAG is a genomic window containing:
- a CDS encoding 2-isopropylmalate synthase — protein: MSAQKIQIFDTTLRDGEQVPGCKLNKEEKLVIARQLEELGVDVIEAGFPVSSPGDFEAVRAIARQTKQATICGLSRAVEEDIRVAADALKEAKYGRIHTGIGTSESHIKYKLRSTQEQVLERAVQAVKLAKSFVEDVEFYAEDAGRTENEFLARVCSAAVKAGATVLNIPDTTGYCLPQEYGAKIKYLYEHVEGIENVILSTHCHNDLGLATANSIAGAINGARQIECTINGVGERAGNTALEEVVMIMRQHPYLNLYTSVNSKLLTETSTLVSHMMRMPVQPNKAIVGANAFSHSSGIHQDGVIKNRSTYEIIDPKEVGVDSSSIVLTARSGRAALAYRLQKLGYNLEKEMLDIAYTSFLAVADVKKEVLDNDLHQLVEENKLTLVS
- the leuB gene encoding 3-isopropylmalate dehydrogenase — protein: MGVLDKKIVVLPGDGIGPEVCQEAVKVLQAVAEKFNHTFTFRYELMGACAIDATGTPLPAETLEACEWADAVLLGAIGDPKYDKDPSAKVRPEQGLLGLRKALGLYANLRPVVAYEQLLEYSPLKPERIAGTDILIYRELTGGTYFGEKGRDENSAYDTCTYTREEVERIAHQAFKAAASRHGILTLVDKANVLETSRLWREVVQEVSQLYKDVQVDYLFVDNAAMQLILNPRQFDVILTENMFGDILSDEASVIGGSIGLLPSASIGDGVGVFEPIHGSFPQGKGKGIANPIAAILSAAMLLDYLELPTEAACVREGVQKAINSNILTQELNKESPYTTEQIGNFIAYTVLEGDEVEPHKSNIEIGLSTII
- the leuC gene encoding 3-isopropylmalate dehydratase large subunit, producing the protein MAKTLFDKIWDNHVVRSLPGGQDVFYIDRHLIHEVTSPQAFDELGRRELPLFRKNQIVATADHNVPTRNQHLPIEEPLSRSQVDKLTENCSKYGVELFGLGHEHQGIVHVIGPELGITQPGMTMVCGDSHTSTHGAFGTIAFGIGTSQVAQVMASQCLLLSRPKRMRINVTGSLRKGVSAKDMILYIIAQLGTGGATGYFVEYAGQAVSELSMEGRMTVCNMSIEMGARGGLVAPDQTTLNYLKGRKYAPKGEQWEKAVAYWSTLYSDKNATFDVEYTFKAEDMTPMITYGTNPAMGMAVQEAIPVSTAEVDEQGMLKSLTYMGFAPGETLLGREITHVFIGSCTNSRIEDLRVVAEYVKGKRKANHVEAIIVPGSKLVEQQAKAEGLDTILAEAGFELREPGCSACLAMNEDKIPAGAYCVSTSNRNFEGRQGPGARTLLASPLVAAITAVEGKIVNIMDYVN
- a CDS encoding DUF4290 domain-containing protein; the protein is MEASTTFKQELLLREYGRNVQDLVNYISKVEDRKERTRLSQLLINLMAKLNPQLRDTQDYQQKLWNHLFVMSGSSLDVDAPYPLSAMEYLNDKPQKMEYPLDTPKYKHYGQNVELLVQKATELEDPKERDAAIISIGKLMKTLYKSYNKENITDDVILDDIRQISNGQLDMDLQYIESNNLFESNPKQQDNSYQQRSTNQNNRNKKSNRSSNQRNK
- the murA gene encoding UDP-N-acetylglucosamine 1-carboxyvinyltransferase; translated protein: MASFEVIGGNKLKGDIYPQGAKNEALQILCAVLLTSEPVVISNVPDIRDVNKLIELLQDMGVKVERNAPDTYTFQADDINLEYLNSDQFVEQGRAIRGSVMIVGPLLARFGKAKMPKPGGDKIGRRRLDTHFIGLEKLGAKFNYDTPDAFYSATAEKLHGTYMLLDEASVTGTANILMAAALAEGTTTIYNAACEPYIQQLSRMLNRMGAKVSGIGSNLLVIEGVEKLGGTEHRMLPDMIEIGSFIGMAAMTGSEITIKDCQIPELGLIPDTFQRLGIKMEFRGDDIFIPEQDNYVVDTYIDGSILNISDHTWPGLTPDLLSVALVTATQAKGTVLIHQKMFESRLFFVDKLIDMGAQIILCDPHRATIIGLNKQIPLRGIRMASPDIRAGVALLIAALSAEGTSIIDNVEQIDRGYQNIDGRLNAIGAQIRRI
- the arsC gene encoding arsenate reductase (glutaredoxin) (This arsenate reductase requires both glutathione and glutaredoxin to convert arsenate to arsenite, after which the efflux transporter formed by ArsA and ArsB can extrude the arsenite from the cell, providing resistance.); translated protein: MLKIYHNNRCSKSRQTLALLNEAGQEVEVIEYLKTPPTAEELRDILKKLNMKPVQLLRKGEAVYKEQFNGKQLSDDEWIQVMVENPVLIERPIVVKDNKAVLGRPPENVQVLL
- the leuD gene encoding 3-isopropylmalate dehydratase small subunit codes for the protein MEKFKVLRSRAVPLPVENIDTDQIIPARFLKATTREGFGENLFRDWRYHNDGSPKADFPLNNSRFSGQVLVAGKNFGCGSSREHAAWAIYDAGFRAVISSYFADIFKGNALNNGLLPLQVPENVLQQLLKQIQEIPETEFIINLEQQELQVPVMELVVPFEIDAYKKECLLNGYDDIDFLVSQKSEIENYEANRPWVY
- a CDS encoding ATP-dependent helicase; translation: MDYISLLNESQRAAVLHTDGPAMIIAGAGSGKTRVLTYRIAHLISQGVDPFNILALTFTNKAAKEMRHRIEKVIGNEAKNIWMGTFHSVFSRILRAEAEKIGYPKSFTIYDTDDSKTLIRNIVKEMNLDDKLYKPNVVLSRISAAKNKLISVKQYINDAVIQADDEAAMRPKIGKIYEMYQSRCFRAGAMDFDDLLFNTNVLFKDHPDALNKYQNIFKFVMVDEYQDTNYSQYLITRKLAAQNRNIVVVGDDAQSIYAFRGADIQNILNFERDYPELQVFKLEQNYRSTKNIVHAANSVIRNNTAQLKKDVYTDNEQGPLIEVIKANSDNEEGKLVATTIFEEKMNNHLSYDDFAILYRTNAQSRAMEEALRRMNIKYKIIGGLSFYQRKEIKDLIAYLRLTVNPNDEQALRRVINYPKRGIGETTEQKLFVTANETNHSVWEVVQNATEFLGNRVGTAIENFSIMIRDFARIAENSDAFEVAKHIAKHSGIVDELYQDKTVEGLARYENIQELLNGIKEYVDDPEKEDKSLSAFLQDIALVTDADTKADDDGEFVTLMTIHSAKGLEFKNVFIVGMEENLFPSQMMLNSRADLEEERRLFYVAITRAEKKLYLTYATSRYQWGNLRACEKSRFLDEIDPKFLNFKYGESHSVGGGNVFDRVLQRKSSISSLVSPPPRKQAATAYTPPADFKPSDTSKLAAGMKVEHPKFGFGVVTKMDTQGNSTKAIINFDEVGEKTLLLSFAKLRIHE